A portion of the Candidatus Polarisedimenticolia bacterium genome contains these proteins:
- a CDS encoding efflux transporter outer membrane subunit, producing MRQSRAAAVLAGLLTLATLQTGCLLGPSYQRPPIESPATHRPLEGEATEQSLADLPWWEVFQDPALQELIHQALQGSFDLRIAAGRVEEARARAGIAKSFLFPEVNLTGGYTTEQLSTLTDPAQNLGVQDRKFQNYNLGFGMSWEIDLFGRLRRERESATAVFFASQEARRGVAITLVADVARAYFDMRGLDLELEIARRTLQVNDETVAFYRRRVEGGVSNQLELNSAIANRARTAAAIPELEQEIAFQENLIHLLLGQAPGPVPRGNSLDEQSHPPSVPAGLPSALLERRPDVLESEQLLVAANADIGAAKALFFPTISLTGFFGGASHDLSDLANSGARVWSLGAGLFQPLFQGGRIKRNYEAAKARFDIALAQYQRSAFNSFREVADALVSIQKLEEARVERETGVEALRDAAQLSRRRYNAGLSNYLEILIADQNLFDEERLLARTRGSQMDALVELYRALGGGWSPEAMTPAEPGGNPASESTPPATEAPPTP from the coding sequence ATGAGGCAGTCTCGCGCCGCCGCGGTCCTCGCCGGCCTGCTGACTCTTGCAACCCTGCAGACGGGCTGCCTCCTCGGTCCCAGCTACCAGCGGCCCCCGATCGAGTCGCCTGCCACCCATCGCCCCCTGGAAGGAGAGGCCACCGAGCAATCCCTGGCCGACCTCCCCTGGTGGGAGGTGTTCCAGGACCCCGCCCTGCAGGAGCTGATCCATCAGGCATTGCAAGGGAGCTTCGACCTGCGGATAGCGGCGGGGCGCGTCGAGGAGGCGCGCGCCCGGGCCGGCATCGCGAAATCCTTCCTCTTTCCCGAGGTGAATCTCACCGGCGGCTACACCACCGAGCAGCTCTCCACCCTTACGGATCCGGCGCAGAACCTCGGCGTGCAGGACCGCAAGTTCCAGAACTACAACCTCGGCTTCGGGATGTCCTGGGAGATCGACCTGTTCGGGCGGCTCCGCCGGGAGCGCGAGTCGGCCACCGCCGTCTTCTTCGCCTCCCAGGAGGCGCGCCGCGGCGTGGCCATCACCCTGGTGGCCGACGTGGCGCGCGCCTATTTCGATATGCGCGGCCTCGACCTGGAGCTGGAGATCGCCCGGCGCACGCTTCAAGTAAATGACGAGACGGTCGCCTTCTACCGCCGCCGGGTCGAGGGAGGCGTCTCCAACCAGCTGGAGCTCAACTCCGCGATCGCCAACCGGGCGCGGACTGCCGCCGCCATTCCGGAGCTGGAGCAGGAGATCGCTTTCCAGGAAAACCTCATCCATCTTCTCCTCGGGCAGGCTCCCGGGCCGGTGCCGCGCGGCAACTCGCTGGACGAGCAGTCGCATCCCCCCTCGGTTCCCGCCGGCCTCCCTTCGGCCCTGCTCGAGCGGCGACCCGACGTCCTGGAGTCCGAGCAGCTGCTGGTCGCCGCCAACGCCGACATCGGCGCGGCCAAGGCGCTGTTCTTTCCCACCATCTCGCTGACCGGCTTCTTCGGCGGCGCCAGCCACGACCTCTCGGATTTGGCCAATTCGGGCGCCCGCGTCTGGTCGCTCGGGGCCGGCTTGTTCCAGCCGCTGTTCCAGGGAGGCCGCATCAAGCGCAACTACGAGGCGGCCAAGGCGCGCTTCGACATCGCCTTGGCGCAATACCAGCGATCGGCCTTCAACTCGTTTCGCGAGGTGGCCGACGCGCTGGTGTCGATCCAGAAGCTGGAGGAAGCGCGGGTCGAGCGCGAGACGGGGGTGGAGGCGCTGCGCGACGCCGCGCAGCTGTCACGCCGGCGCTACAACGCCGGGCTGTCGAACTACCTCGAGATCCTGATCGCCGATCAGAACCTTTTCGACGAAGAGCGCCTCCTCGCCCGGACGCGCGGCTCCCAGATGGACGCCCTGGTAGAGCTCTACCGGGCGCTGGGCGGCGGCTGGTCCCCGGAGGCGATGACGCCGGCCGAGCCCGGGGGGAACCCCGCCTCGGAGAGCACGCCTCCCGCGACCGAGGCACCGCCGACGCCGTAG
- the cax gene encoding calcium/proton exchanger produces the protein MRAFLRQPINWLIVFFPIALVIEHTGAAAMWVFVTAALGLVPLAAILVQATEQLAMRTGPAIGGLLNAMFGNAPELIIAFVALRAGEIALVKASLVGGMLANILFTLGLSFFVGGTAYKEQEYNARAARNQCSLLLLAALAMIVPSLFHNFITPETAPIEQQLNYTVAGVLLLAYLLSLVFMLKTHPGFFAAEGSGGHHEEPEWSQGLAIGVLLATSVALAFISEVLVGSIEETARTLGLSKAFIGIILLALIGGAAEIYAAVASARKNQMDLSIGIAIGSGLQLSMFVAPALVLVSGFLAPQPMNLVVGTVGAVLIFLSALVTLVIAGDGRSNWFKGALLICVYALIALFCYYLPDDLSRTSMQP, from the coding sequence ATGCGAGCCTTCCTGCGCCAGCCGATCAACTGGTTGATCGTCTTCTTCCCGATCGCGCTCGTCATCGAGCATACGGGCGCCGCCGCCATGTGGGTCTTCGTCACCGCGGCGCTAGGGCTGGTCCCCCTGGCGGCCATCCTGGTGCAGGCCACGGAGCAGCTGGCGATGCGCACCGGCCCCGCGATCGGCGGCCTGCTGAACGCAATGTTCGGCAACGCCCCCGAGCTGATCATCGCCTTCGTGGCGCTGCGTGCCGGAGAGATTGCGCTGGTCAAGGCGTCGCTCGTCGGCGGCATGCTCGCCAACATCCTGTTCACGCTCGGATTGTCCTTCTTCGTCGGCGGCACGGCCTACAAGGAGCAGGAGTACAACGCCCGCGCCGCGCGCAACCAGTGCTCCCTGCTGCTGCTCGCCGCGCTGGCGATGATCGTGCCGAGCCTTTTCCACAATTTCATCACGCCCGAGACCGCACCGATCGAGCAGCAGCTCAACTACACGGTTGCCGGCGTGCTGCTCCTGGCCTACCTCTTGAGCCTGGTCTTCATGCTGAAGACCCACCCTGGCTTCTTCGCGGCGGAAGGCAGCGGCGGACATCACGAGGAGCCGGAGTGGAGCCAGGGTCTGGCAATCGGCGTCCTGCTGGCCACCTCGGTGGCGCTGGCCTTCATCAGCGAGGTCCTGGTCGGCTCGATCGAGGAGACGGCGCGGACTCTGGGTCTTTCGAAGGCCTTCATCGGCATCATCCTGCTGGCGCTGATCGGAGGGGCGGCCGAGATCTACGCCGCGGTCGCGTCGGCCCGCAAGAACCAGATGGATCTGTCGATCGGCATCGCTATCGGCAGCGGCTTGCAGCTGTCGATGTTCGTCGCCCCGGCTCTGGTCCTCGTCAGCGGCTTCCTCGCCCCGCAGCCGATGAACCTGGTGGTGGGGACGGTGGGCGCAGTCCTTATCTTCCTCTCCGCGCTGGTAACCCTGGTGATCGCCGGGGACGGCAGGTCGAACTGGTTCAAGGGAGCGCTGCTGATCTGCGTCTACGCGCTCATCGCGCTGTTCTGCTACTACCTGCCGGACGATCTGTCGCGCACGTCGATGCAGCCATGA
- a CDS encoding VIT family protein, producing the protein MTARSPSASAPPANKERFVARYLDLGDRLGEILFGLIMVLSFTLGAGLVVHEGVDATKEMLIGIIGCNIAWGLIDGVMYILGSMFERGRSVHLLHTVQRARGDGEALEIISSELDPRLAAITSTAERERLYRDILKRLRTFHPLKTTLTKADVYGAIASFWLVVLSAIPAVVPFLIFQDRLFALRVSNGLLLAMLFYVGYRWGKETNSRPWLIGTCLLAVGIAMVGTAIALGG; encoded by the coding sequence ATGACCGCGAGGTCCCCCTCAGCGTCAGCCCCACCCGCGAACAAAGAGCGCTTCGTGGCGCGCTATCTCGACCTGGGTGACCGCCTGGGGGAAATCCTCTTCGGGCTGATCATGGTCCTGAGCTTCACTCTCGGGGCGGGCCTGGTCGTCCACGAAGGGGTGGACGCGACCAAGGAGATGCTGATCGGGATCATCGGCTGCAACATCGCCTGGGGCCTGATCGACGGCGTGATGTACATCCTCGGCTCGATGTTCGAAAGAGGACGCAGCGTGCATCTGCTGCATACCGTCCAGCGGGCCCGCGGCGACGGCGAAGCGCTGGAGATCATAAGCTCGGAGCTCGACCCGCGACTGGCGGCGATCACCTCGACCGCCGAGCGCGAGCGCCTCTACCGTGACATCCTGAAACGCCTGCGGACCTTTCATCCGCTGAAGACGACCCTGACGAAAGCCGATGTCTACGGGGCCATCGCCTCGTTCTGGCTGGTGGTCCTTTCGGCCATTCCCGCCGTCGTGCCGTTCCTGATCTTTCAGGATCGGCTCTTCGCGCTGCGGGTCTCCAATGGCTTGCTCCTGGCGATGCTGTTCTATGTCGGCTATCGCTGGGGGAAGGAGACCAACAGCCGCCCCTGGCTCATCGGGACGTGTCTGCTGGCCGTGGGCATCGCCATGGTCGGGACGGCCATCGCCCTCGGCGGTTGA
- a CDS encoding alpha/beta fold hydrolase produces MSLLHRTTRWLLILLAFGASLLAAVVLVFAIQARHRLPELRPWHRLALQDFTAGAPGAPATFQDYRRLEDRLAAEVRGRILDNPAAADKMVYGRYNPASVPSHLALDTPYNHSYELTPAGEIQCGVLLVHGLSDSPYSMRTIGEIFQRQGCYVVVLRLPGHGTVPSGLLKVRWQDWYGAVVLAAKQVAARASGKPLLAGGHSTGAALVSLYSVRAQADSSLPRPARIYLVSPAIGISKAAVLTNILASLSFLPRFEKSAWLDVLPEFDPYKYNSFPVNAANQIHRLTRVLRAELLDAVEKKQLAGMPKVMVFQSLVDSTVTSAEVVHGLLELLPRGDNELVVFDINREEKIQGFLAAGPVEQLKRLRAAGDLPYRVTIIGNPSEATDRIASMSRIAGSNDFVQEDLPLTWPAGIFSLGHVALPFPPDDPVYGLEPAAGEGPRFNLGGIMARGESGALVVPLGMFSRLRCNPFFSVIQKKIEESLR; encoded by the coding sequence GTGAGTCTCCTCCACCGCACCACACGCTGGCTGCTCATCCTGCTCGCCTTCGGGGCCAGCCTGCTGGCGGCCGTCGTCCTGGTTTTCGCAATCCAGGCGCGCCACCGGCTACCGGAGCTGCGGCCGTGGCACCGGCTGGCGCTGCAGGACTTCACGGCGGGCGCGCCCGGCGCTCCGGCGACCTTCCAAGACTACCGCCGCCTCGAGGATCGCCTTGCCGCGGAGGTGCGAGGCCGCATTCTCGATAATCCCGCGGCTGCCGACAAGATGGTCTACGGCCGCTACAACCCCGCCAGCGTCCCATCGCACCTGGCGCTCGACACTCCCTACAACCATTCCTATGAGCTGACGCCGGCCGGAGAGATCCAGTGCGGCGTCTTGCTGGTCCACGGCCTGTCCGATTCGCCTTACAGCATGCGGACGATAGGCGAGATCTTCCAGAGGCAGGGGTGCTACGTGGTCGTCCTGCGCCTGCCGGGTCACGGCACCGTTCCCTCGGGACTGCTGAAAGTGCGATGGCAGGACTGGTACGGCGCGGTGGTCCTGGCGGCAAAGCAGGTGGCGGCGCGCGCTTCTGGCAAGCCTCTCCTGGCGGGGGGACATTCCACCGGCGCCGCGCTGGTGAGCCTCTACTCGGTGCGGGCGCAGGCGGATTCGAGCCTGCCGCGCCCAGCGAGGATTTATCTCGTCTCGCCGGCCATCGGGATCTCGAAGGCCGCGGTGCTCACCAACATCCTCGCGTCGCTTTCCTTCCTTCCCCGCTTCGAGAAATCGGCCTGGCTCGACGTTCTGCCGGAGTTCGATCCCTACAAGTACAATTCCTTCCCGGTCAACGCCGCGAACCAGATCCACCGCCTGACGCGGGTCCTGCGCGCCGAGCTGCTGGATGCTGTGGAGAAGAAGCAGCTGGCGGGAATGCCCAAGGTGATGGTCTTCCAGTCGCTGGTCGACTCGACGGTCACCTCGGCGGAGGTGGTGCACGGACTGCTCGAGCTCCTGCCGCGCGGCGATAACGAGCTGGTGGTGTTCGACATCAACCGGGAGGAGAAGATACAGGGGTTCCTGGCGGCGGGACCGGTGGAGCAGCTGAAGCGGCTGCGGGCGGCGGGCGATCTCCCCTACCGCGTCACCATCATCGGCAACCCGTCAGAGGCGACGGACCGCATCGCCTCGATGAGCCGGATCGCCGGCTCGAACGACTTCGTCCAGGAGGACCTGCCGCTGACCTGGCCCGCGGGCATCTTCTCCCTCGGCCACGTCGCCCTCCCCTTCCCTCCCGACGATCCGGTGTATGGTCTGGAGCCGGCCGCCGGAGAGGGGCCACGGTTCAATCTCGGAGGGATCATGGCGCGCGGCGAGAGCGGCGCGCTGGTGGTGCCTCTCGGAATGTTCTCCCGCCTGCGCTGCAACCCCTTCTTCAGCGTGATCCAGAAAAAGATCGAGGAGTCGCTGCGCTAG
- a CDS encoding alpha/beta hydrolase — protein MRMRRSVKWLTLIAGMLVFGGGLVFWLVSGGTPELVPTPNLYADSETNPFTDVPVEFRNNQVDVLYVTDRRRIEGSAEDMVAYDFGRSPSMAFGSAVIQYGENVTWDELVKASRSRKREGPLPRELVKVEEKGRFPPTPWPFDPQADWTDHRIHYDPKVVAEHERVAELFRNDVRSRLAKTPRKDVYVFVHGYNNDFEHAVSVIAAIWHFLPRQGVPIAYTWPAGMGGLRGYFYDRESGEYTIFHLKEIMRILANIPEIEKIHFIAHSRGSDVLLTALREILIERGGRDYVPPGDRKLGNVIIAAPDLDLEAISQRITAEEVPAKIDHLTVYMSKSDEAIGFSTWLFVSQKRVGRIVQEDLSDVQRQRGSVMGYGGGAFVSTNLKAGFIGHSYFYSNPAALSDIILILRDNRDPGEASGRPLVRLGPGFWRLDDGYPTRKPAP, from the coding sequence ATGCGCATGCGCCGGAGCGTCAAATGGCTGACCCTGATCGCTGGGATGCTGGTCTTCGGGGGCGGGTTGGTCTTCTGGCTCGTGTCCGGTGGGACGCCTGAGCTGGTGCCCACGCCGAACCTGTACGCCGATTCCGAGACGAATCCGTTCACGGATGTCCCGGTCGAGTTCCGCAACAACCAGGTGGATGTCCTCTATGTCACGGACCGTCGCAGGATCGAAGGCTCAGCGGAGGACATGGTCGCCTACGACTTCGGCCGATCCCCTTCGATGGCGTTCGGTTCCGCGGTCATCCAGTATGGCGAGAACGTCACCTGGGACGAGCTGGTCAAGGCTTCCCGGAGCCGGAAGCGCGAGGGGCCCCTCCCCCGTGAGCTCGTGAAGGTCGAGGAGAAGGGGCGATTCCCGCCGACGCCATGGCCGTTCGACCCCCAGGCCGACTGGACCGACCATAGGATCCACTACGACCCGAAGGTCGTGGCGGAGCACGAGCGTGTCGCCGAGCTCTTCCGGAACGACGTGCGCTCGCGTCTCGCGAAGACGCCAAGGAAGGACGTCTACGTCTTCGTCCACGGTTACAACAACGACTTCGAGCATGCCGTCTCCGTGATCGCCGCCATCTGGCATTTCCTGCCCCGTCAGGGCGTCCCGATCGCCTACACCTGGCCTGCGGGGATGGGAGGGCTCCGCGGCTATTTCTACGACCGCGAGTCCGGCGAGTACACGATCTTCCACCTCAAAGAGATCATGCGCATCCTGGCGAACATCCCGGAGATCGAAAAGATCCATTTCATCGCACATAGCCGCGGCTCGGACGTGCTCCTGACGGCGCTTCGTGAGATCCTGATCGAAAGGGGCGGGCGCGATTACGTACCACCCGGAGATCGCAAGTTGGGCAACGTGATCATCGCGGCGCCGGATCTCGACCTGGAAGCGATCTCTCAGCGCATAACGGCCGAGGAGGTTCCGGCAAAGATCGACCATCTGACCGTGTACATGTCCAAGTCGGACGAAGCGATCGGCTTCTCGACCTGGCTGTTCGTGAGCCAGAAACGAGTCGGGCGTATCGTCCAGGAAGACTTGTCCGATGTCCAGAGACAACGGGGAAGCGTCATGGGTTATGGGGGAGGGGCCTTCGTCAGCACGAATCTCAAGGCAGGTTTCATCGGGCACAGCTACTTCTACTCCAACCCTGCGGCGCTTTCCGACATCATCTTGATCCTGCGGGACAACCGGGATCCAGGAGAGGCGAGCGGCAGGCCCTTGGTGCGGCTCGGTCCCGGGTTCTGGCGTCTCGACGACGGGTATCCGACCCGCAAGCCCGCGCCCTAG
- a CDS encoding carbohydrate-binding family V/XII: protein MPPSRTLRAFPAAAVLMIATSLQAADKTAWPREIKAEEGRILVYQPQPDGYEGNILTGRAAVSIKLKTKPEPVFGTAWFRARVDVDREHRTVQYADVTIPKSRFPGSTPESEQKLASLIEKEVPKWEFDDSLDRLIASLRLVEKEKKYADGFNTKAPRILIEKVPAVLVLLDGEPILRDVPDFESLKRVVNTPYFLVFDGKAYYLNGSAVWFTAADLKGEWEAVKKPGKEVAKYYEKLQAPKKGEEQPKPPQDSKQKPPRIILSTQPAELILLDGEPKYTPVTGTDLHYVTNTGSAIILDVPSQDTYVLISGRWYRSKGMKDPWELVKADALPADFKKIPPTSPIGEVLSSVAGTEQAEDALMEAQVPQTAAVRRDQAKAEVDYDGPPKFEKVSDDVEYAVNTASQVLRIKGKYYLCDQAVWYIADTPEGPWIVADRVPPEVQQIPPDKPVYNTKYVYVYDSNPEVVYVGYLPGYVGCYPYYGTVVWGTGWYYPPYVSPYVYYPHPVTFGFNAHYNPYYGWSLGFSVGYGPFVFSFWGGGYYGGYYGGYYGPVYRPPYYGGGGGVVRPPGGYNPGRPRPTPYGTNSNVYNRAENRARTASTTDKSTRPQARSAAGASNNLYSDRSGNVYRRDGSGSWQTREGSSWKGSGNSGLNRDYTARQNGAQRTQGYRGGYGGGYRGGGGRGGGRR, encoded by the coding sequence TTGCCACCCTCCCGCACCCTCCGCGCCTTCCCGGCCGCTGCTGTTCTCATGATCGCAACGTCGCTCCAGGCGGCGGACAAGACCGCCTGGCCGCGCGAGATCAAGGCGGAAGAAGGCCGCATTCTGGTCTACCAGCCGCAGCCCGACGGCTATGAAGGAAACATCCTCACCGGCAGAGCGGCGGTCTCGATCAAGCTCAAGACCAAGCCGGAGCCGGTGTTCGGCACCGCCTGGTTCCGGGCCCGCGTCGACGTGGATCGCGAGCACCGCACCGTCCAGTACGCCGACGTCACCATCCCGAAATCGCGGTTCCCGGGAAGCACGCCCGAGAGCGAGCAGAAGCTGGCCTCGCTGATCGAGAAGGAAGTGCCGAAATGGGAGTTCGACGATTCCCTCGACCGGCTGATTGCCAGCCTCAGGCTGGTGGAGAAGGAGAAGAAGTACGCCGATGGATTCAACACCAAGGCGCCCCGGATCCTGATCGAGAAGGTTCCGGCGGTGCTGGTCCTTCTGGATGGCGAGCCGATCCTGAGGGACGTTCCGGACTTCGAATCGCTCAAGCGCGTCGTGAACACCCCTTACTTCCTCGTCTTCGACGGCAAGGCCTACTACCTCAACGGCTCCGCCGTCTGGTTCACAGCGGCCGATCTCAAGGGTGAATGGGAAGCGGTCAAGAAGCCGGGCAAGGAAGTCGCGAAGTACTACGAGAAGCTCCAAGCTCCGAAAAAGGGCGAGGAGCAGCCGAAGCCTCCCCAGGATTCGAAGCAGAAGCCGCCGCGCATCATCTTGTCCACCCAGCCTGCGGAGTTGATCCTCCTGGATGGGGAGCCGAAGTACACTCCCGTCACCGGAACCGATCTCCATTACGTGACCAACACCGGGAGTGCGATCATCCTGGACGTTCCCAGCCAGGACACCTACGTGCTGATCTCGGGACGCTGGTATCGCAGCAAGGGGATGAAGGATCCCTGGGAGCTCGTGAAGGCGGACGCCCTGCCGGCCGATTTCAAGAAGATCCCACCTACGTCGCCCATCGGCGAGGTGCTCTCCAGCGTGGCGGGGACCGAGCAGGCGGAAGATGCGTTGATGGAGGCCCAGGTCCCCCAGACCGCCGCCGTCCGGCGCGACCAAGCCAAGGCAGAGGTCGACTACGACGGCCCGCCGAAGTTCGAGAAGGTTTCCGACGACGTGGAATACGCCGTCAACACCGCCTCGCAGGTCCTGCGCATAAAAGGGAAGTACTACCTTTGCGACCAGGCGGTCTGGTACATCGCCGACACGCCGGAGGGCCCATGGATCGTCGCCGACCGGGTGCCGCCCGAGGTGCAGCAGATTCCTCCCGACAAGCCGGTGTACAACACGAAATATGTCTACGTCTACGATTCCAACCCCGAGGTGGTCTACGTCGGGTACCTGCCCGGCTATGTCGGCTGCTATCCCTACTACGGTACCGTCGTCTGGGGGACCGGCTGGTACTATCCCCCCTATGTCTCGCCCTACGTCTACTATCCGCACCCGGTGACCTTCGGTTTCAATGCCCACTACAACCCCTATTACGGCTGGAGCCTTGGATTCAGCGTCGGCTATGGTCCCTTCGTCTTCTCCTTCTGGGGGGGCGGCTACTACGGCGGGTACTATGGCGGCTACTATGGTCCGGTCTACCGTCCTCCTTATTATGGCGGCGGGGGCGGAGTCGTCCGCCCGCCGGGCGGATACAATCCGGGGCGGCCGCGTCCCACGCCCTACGGGACGAACAGCAACGTCTACAATCGCGCCGAGAACCGGGCGCGCACCGCTTCGACGACGGACAAATCGACGCGGCCGCAGGCGCGAAGCGCGGCGGGTGCTTCCAACAATCTCTATTCCGACCGCAGCGGCAACGTCTATCGCCGGGACGGCAGCGGGTCGTGGCAGACCCGGGAAGGAAGCTCATGGAAAGGATCGGGAAACAGCGGCTTGAATCGCGACTACACGGCGCGCCAGAACGGGGCGCAGCGCACCCAGGGATATCGGGGCGGCTATGGCGGAGGATATCGCGGCGGCGGGGGCCGGGGCGGCGGGCGTCGATGA
- a CDS encoding porin, which translates to MQGIIRARHDSKAAALLLLAWLVMAAETPASAVVTLVEGEKGKLEADFRLMVWAVDSGPDLPLLPGLNSAPPPPQEENIQDFSVRRMRVIFRAQLGEKLEIALQAGLDNEGSKILRDDAGFRIKDAYLNYKQADALQIMAGQFKVPFLRQNLCSGFNQLLVDRSFVVAQRPAIEGQRDLGGMVWGNHGGFQYRTALFDGSDQEDVNSRSSLRGTVRLSYNWFTPEPGTSYTGTTLGQKRILQISGQVDAQNDRVDARDDAGFTTEHRDYHAWAAEFFYDQPFAERWAVTLEGARLERNDDYETAGLDTRHIDGTYGQGGLLLPFNVGPGRLQLAGRWEEIESTRGLEETSLRARTFGLTWFTTGHDRKIQFDHGEVHERPVDLDDNFYRLSFAVMF; encoded by the coding sequence ATGCAAGGTATCATCCGTGCCCGCCATGACAGCAAGGCCGCGGCTCTGCTGCTTCTCGCCTGGCTCGTCATGGCGGCGGAGACGCCTGCGTCCGCCGTCGTCACGCTGGTGGAGGGAGAGAAGGGAAAGCTGGAGGCCGACTTCCGCTTGATGGTCTGGGCGGTCGACTCCGGTCCCGACCTGCCGCTGCTCCCGGGTTTGAATTCCGCCCCGCCTCCCCCGCAGGAGGAGAACATCCAGGATTTCTCGGTGCGCCGGATGCGAGTCATCTTCCGCGCGCAGCTGGGAGAGAAGCTGGAGATCGCACTGCAGGCCGGCCTGGACAACGAGGGGAGCAAGATACTGCGCGACGACGCCGGCTTCCGGATCAAGGACGCCTACCTCAACTACAAACAAGCCGACGCGCTCCAGATCATGGCTGGGCAGTTCAAGGTCCCCTTCCTGCGCCAGAACCTCTGCTCGGGATTCAATCAGCTCCTGGTGGACCGCTCGTTCGTGGTGGCACAGCGCCCGGCCATCGAGGGACAGCGCGACCTGGGCGGGATGGTCTGGGGAAACCACGGCGGCTTCCAGTATCGGACCGCCCTGTTCGACGGCAGCGATCAGGAGGATGTGAACAGTCGCAGCAGCCTGCGCGGGACGGTGCGGCTTTCCTACAACTGGTTTACCCCCGAGCCGGGCACAAGCTACACCGGCACGACGCTGGGCCAGAAGCGCATCCTGCAGATTTCCGGACAGGTCGACGCACAGAACGACCGCGTCGATGCGCGTGACGATGCCGGGTTCACCACGGAGCATCGCGATTACCACGCCTGGGCGGCGGAGTTCTTCTACGACCAGCCGTTCGCCGAGCGCTGGGCCGTCACCTTGGAGGGAGCCCGTCTCGAGCGCAACGATGACTATGAAACGGCCGGGCTCGACACGCGCCACATCGACGGGACCTACGGGCAGGGAGGGCTGCTGCTGCCCTTCAACGTGGGACCGGGGCGGCTGCAGCTGGCCGGGCGCTGGGAGGAGATCGAGTCGACCCGCGGCCTGGAGGAAACTTCGCTGCGTGCCCGCACTTTCGGATTGACCTGGTTCACGACGGGGCACGATCGCAAGATCCAGTTCGACCACGGCGAGGTGCACGAGCGACCGGTGGATCTGGACGACAACTTCTACCGGCTTTCCTTCGCCGTGATGTTCTGA
- the creC gene encoding two-component system sensor histidine kinase CreC produces the protein MRLGSALFLAYSAIFALCFSYPILRIASDLRTRYLESLEEPLVDEANLLATRVGHEMEAGSFSPHEWSKTLQEARGRELSAKIYEMRKERVDRHVYITDATGKIVFDSRDPDNVGVDYGNWRDVGLTLKGEYGARTTREDPDDPASAVLYVAAPIQVGGETVGVLTVAEPTTSINAFLRSAKPEIFRIAALSGAVAVLLSLLVSWWIARQIGSLTRYAEDVREGRSATLPRLAGMELKRMGDAFDRMREALEGKKYVEEYVQTLTHELKSPISAIRGAAELLQEGMPEADRARFLANIHGEAVRLEDLVERMLALSELETRRSLQSVERVRVAELVRGAQESKAALLARKHLTLRLELEPDLEIEGDPFLLHQALSNLLQNAIDFSPPGGTIVVRAVCQEATIRLEIQDQGPGIPEYAKGKLFQRFFSLQRPDTGKKSTGLGLNFAQEVAKLHRGSVRLENVVAGGLLAVLELPRAAQNITAKESR, from the coding sequence GTGAGACTGGGAAGCGCCCTCTTTCTCGCCTACTCGGCCATCTTCGCCCTCTGCTTCTCCTACCCGATCCTGCGCATCGCCTCCGATCTGCGGACGCGCTACCTCGAGTCGCTGGAAGAGCCGCTGGTGGACGAGGCGAACCTGCTGGCCACCCGCGTGGGCCACGAGATGGAGGCGGGAAGCTTCAGCCCCCATGAGTGGTCGAAGACCCTGCAGGAGGCGAGGGGGCGCGAGCTCTCAGCGAAGATTTACGAGATGCGCAAGGAGCGGGTCGATCGACACGTCTACATCACCGACGCCACCGGCAAGATCGTGTTCGACTCGCGGGATCCAGACAACGTCGGCGTCGACTACGGCAACTGGCGCGACGTCGGATTGACGTTGAAGGGAGAATACGGCGCCCGCACCACGCGGGAGGACCCGGACGATCCTGCCTCGGCGGTCCTCTATGTCGCGGCGCCGATCCAGGTCGGGGGAGAGACGGTGGGGGTGCTGACGGTGGCGGAGCCGACCACCAGCATCAATGCCTTCCTGCGCTCGGCCAAGCCGGAGATCTTCCGCATCGCGGCGCTCTCCGGGGCGGTGGCCGTCCTTCTGAGCCTGCTCGTCTCCTGGTGGATCGCCCGCCAGATTGGATCCTTGACGCGCTATGCCGAAGACGTTCGCGAGGGAAGGTCCGCCACGCTACCGCGCCTGGCGGGGATGGAGCTTAAGCGAATGGGTGACGCCTTCGATCGGATGCGCGAGGCCCTGGAAGGGAAGAAGTACGTGGAAGAGTACGTCCAGACCCTGACGCACGAGCTCAAGAGTCCCATCTCGGCGATCCGGGGAGCGGCGGAGCTGCTCCAGGAAGGGATGCCGGAAGCCGACCGTGCCCGCTTCCTGGCGAACATCCACGGCGAGGCCGTCCGCCTCGAGGATCTGGTCGAGCGCATGCTCGCCCTGTCGGAGCTGGAGACGCGCCGCTCGCTGCAGAGTGTCGAGCGTGTGCGGGTGGCGGAGCTGGTGCGCGGCGCGCAGGAAAGCAAGGCGGCGCTGCTGGCTCGCAAGCACCTGACGCTCCGCCTCGAGCTCGAGCCGGACCTCGAGATCGAGGGCGACCCCTTTCTGCTCCACCAGGCATTGTCGAACCTCCTGCAAAATGCCATCGACTTCAGCCCTCCGGGCGGCACGATCGTGGTGCGGGCCGTGTGCCAAGAGGCGACTATCCGTCTGGAGATCCAGGACCAGGGTCCGGGCATTCCCGAGTACGCCAAGGGGAAGCTCTTCCAGCGGTTTTTCTCGTTGCAGCGGCCCGACACCGGCAAGAAGAGCACGGGACTGGGTCTCAACTTTGCGCAGGAGGTGGCGAAGCTGCACCGCGGCTCCGTCCGGCTGGAGAATGTGGTGGCGGGCGGCCTGCTCGCCGTCCTCGAGCTGCCGCGCGCGGCTCAGAACATCACGGCGAAGGAAAGCCGGTAG